The Henckelia pumila isolate YLH828 chromosome 2, ASM3356847v2, whole genome shotgun sequence genome includes a window with the following:
- the LOC140881814 gene encoding small RNA degrading nuclease 1, protein MDEIIDSAKKEVLVEMVKLAQKKEMAGSKGQWKDFLKVYDKYGTSLSDPSRRNIDSLNAFLRTFTESDDLKFFKKVLQCHSDRDKVEQLKKTSPDDETAEEKLVRLTLMHPQYPVDFCFPSYEEEWVSSKKSRIMKSTKMLGVDCEMVLCEDGTEALVKVCAVDRNLQVKLDAVVNPNKAIADFRTEITGMSAIDLDGVTCSLPDVQKSMKKLLSHGTILVGHSLHNDLQALKVDHARVIDTSYIFKDANRPTRKKPSLSLLCKAKLGYELRKPGNPHNCLDDACAAMKLVLARLEGRVDDLIPEEVKELDARRKEMDAGRLFVHRIPVNVLAKDLQIVIPGNFTFQMKINRKNTYSAFAIFRNMEEANEAFENLEGDIEKDSNGRPQKLVKFKLDSGLSGSLCVCKTCHDDSVKQLKSNKRSNGDEDISGSLKKTRTDQPCEPIQDTNQCQVHLEVIQRLKEELSHRDQEISSLNRIIAALTRKQGL, encoded by the exons ATGGACGAGATTATCGATTCTGCAAAAAAAGAG GTGTTAGTTGAAATGGTGAAATTGGCGCAAAAGAAAGAAATGGCTGGGAGTAAAGGTCAATGGAAAGATTTTTTGAAAGTTTATGATAAGTATGGGACAAGCTTGAGTGACCCATCACGGAGAAATATTGATTCGTTGAATGCATTTTTGAGAACTTTTACCGAGTCTGATGACTTGAAG TTCTTCAAGAAAGTACTGCAATGTCATTCCGATCGTGACAAGGTGGAACAATTGAAGAAAACTTCTCCTGATGATGAAACTGCTGAGGAG AAGCTGGTCCGTTTAACTTTAATGCATCCTCAGTACCCCGTCGACTTTTGCTTCCCATCATATGAGGAG GAGTGGGTATCCAGTAAAAAATCCAGGATCATGAAATCGACAAAAATGCTTGGCGTTGACTGTGAGATGGTTCTTTGTGAAGATGGCACTGAAGCTTTGGTGAAGGTGTGTGCTGTAGACCGTAATTTGCAG GTGAAACTTGATGCAGTTGTAAACCCCAACAAAGCAATTGCAGATTTCCGAACTGAGATAACTGGAATGTCTGCAATTGATTTGGATGGAGTTACTTGTTCTTTGCCAGATGTACAG AAATCCATGAAGAAGTTATTGTCACATGGTACCATTTTAGTTGGTCACAGTCTCCATAATGATCTTCAAG CATTGAAGGTAGACCATGCAAGAGTGATTGACACATCTTATATTTTCAAGGATGCAAATAGACCTACTAGAAAGAAACCGTCTTTGAGCTTGTTGTGTAAG GCCAAACTAGGTTATGAGCTTCGGAAACCAGGAAATCCTCATAACTGTCTGGATGATGCATGTGCTGCAATGAAGCTCGTCTTGGCTAGATTAGAGGGCAGAGTTGATGATCTTATCCCAGAGGAG GTGAAAGAGTTGGATGCAAGAAGAAAGGAAATGGATGCAGGAAGGCTATTTGTGCACAGGATTCCTGTCAATGTTCTTGCCAAAGACTTGCAGATAGTTATTCCTGGGAACTTCACCTTTCAAATGAAG atAAACAGGAAGAATACATATTCTGCCTTCGCGATATTCAGAAATATGGAAGAGGCAAATGAAGCATTTGAGAACCTTGAAGGTGACATAGAGAAG GACTCAAATGGACGGCCGCAAAAGCTCGTTAAATTTAAGCTCGATTCAGGTTTATCTGGCAGTCTCTGTGTTTGTAAAACTTGCCATGATGATTCTGTTAAACAATTGAAATCAAATAAGAGATCGAATGGAGACGAGGACATTTCAGGGAGTTTAAAGAAGACGAGAACAGACCAACCTTGCGAACCAATTCAGGACACCAATCAGTGCCAGGTACATTTAGAAGTGATCCAAAGATTGAAAGAAGAACTAAGTCACAGGGATCAAGAAATTTCAAGTTTGAACAGAATAATCGCTGCACTCACTAGGAAACAGGGTCTCTGA
- the LOC140881008 gene encoding cysteine proteinase mucunain produces the protein MHAIAAHAILFFCFAILAYSRDVTILKYDENYIAKNPNLRSDDHIRTLYEWWLAEHGKTYNGLGEKDKRFEIFKDNLKFIDEHNAGNRTYEVGLNRFADLSNEEYRSLYFGTKTDAKRRFVKSRYGSNRYRFRNGETLPESVDWRKKGAVAPIKNQGSCGSCWAFSTIAAVEGINQIVTGKLITLSEQELVDCDKKQNLGCNGGLMDYAFQFIMSNGGMDTEDDYPYKGVDSECDFTRKNAKIVSIDGYEDVPQDEKSLRKAVAHQPVSVAIEASGRALQLYTTGIFAGECGTELDHGVVVVGYGTENEVDYWIVRNSWGTSWGEDGYFRLERGSINARSGKCGIVMEASYPIKNAGNPTKFGYVADE, from the exons ATGCATGCGATCGCTGCACACGCCATTCTTTTCTTCTGTTTCGCCATTTTAGCATATTCAAGAGACGTCACCATCTTAAAATACGACGAAAATTACATAGCAAAGAACCCAAATCTCCGTAGCGACGATCATATAAGGACCTTATACGAATGGTGGCTAGCAGAGCATGGCAAAACGTACAATGGGTTGGGAGAAAAGGACAAAAGATTCGAGATTTTTAAGGATAATCTGAAGTTCATCGACGAGCATAACGCCGGGAATCGAACCTACGAGGTGGGCTTGAATCGGTTCGCCGATTTGAGCAACGAGGAGTACAGGTCTTTGTATTTTGGCACGAAAACTGATGCTAAGCGCCGCTTTGTGAAGTCGAGATATGGCAGTAATCGGTACCGTTTTCGGAATGGGGAGACTTTGCCGGAATCCGTCGATTGGAGGAAGAAGGGTGCCGTTGCTCCGATTAAAAACCAAGGCTCCTGCG GAAGTTGTTGGGCTTTCTCGACAATTGCTGCAGTGGAAGGCATAAACCAGATAGTTACAGGGAAACTCATCACTCTGTCAGAACAAGAACTCGTGGATTGCGACAAGAAACAAAATCTAGGCTGCAATGGAGGCCTCATGGATTATGCTTTCCAATTCATCATGTCCAATGGTGGTATGGACACCGAGGATGATTATCCTTACAAGGGTGTCGATTCCGAATGTGACTTTACTCGG AAGAATGCAAAGATTGTAAGCATAGATGGCTACGAAGACGTGCCACAAGATGAGAAATCTTTGCGAAAGGCGGTGGCGCATCAGCCGGTTAGTGTTGCTATCGAAGCATCGGGGAGAGCCCTCCAACTCTATACCACA GGGATATTCGCGGGCGAATGCGGGACGGAACTAGACCATGGTGTGGTGGTGGTAGGGTATGGTACCGAAAACGAGGTCGATTATTGGATCGTGAGGAACTCATGGGGGACTAGTTGGGGTGAAGATGGATACTTTAGACTCGAGCGCGGCTCGATTAATGCTCGGTCCGGCAAGTGTGGGATTGTTATGGAGGCTTCTTACCCCATCAAGAATGCTGGAAATCCAACAAAGTTTGGTTATGTTGCTGATGAATAA
- the LOC140881007 gene encoding probable beta-1,4-xylosyltransferase IRX14H: MKQLTALQQQNRRSNSFRGGPSPLDGAVEGGKKSPVTIFWLVLHGLCCLISLVLGFRFSRLLFFLLFSTSSSPLPPAATTFSAFHTLSTSSDAATSPPKGNFSTGGGSRVVVGRHGILIRPWPHPDPAEVMKAHRIIERVQIEQRSLYGVKTPKPVIVITPTYVRTFQTLHLTGVMHSLMNVPYDLIWIVVEAGGITNETASLISKSGLKTIHIGFNEKMPVLWEDRHRLESRMRLHALRVVREKTLDGIIMFADDSNMHGMELFDEIQNVKWVGSVSIGIIIQSGGSEEREFPDVKNDDDKMSELPVQGPACNSSNHFVGWHTLDMSQFADRSARYIGDRALVLPRKLEWAGFILNARLVWEDTADKPKWFKDLDEVGRNEGDLESPLSLLKDTSIVEPLGSCGRKVMLWWLRVEARADSKFPARWIIDPPLEITVPAKRTPWPDSPPELPSLTEKVLGIQESIPENTERRAAPKVGSRRKRTRSKKKHTTKVLNEHATIMRQPEDN, translated from the exons ATGAAGCAGTTGACGGCGTTGCAGCAGCAGAACCGTCGTAGCAACAGCTTCCGTGGCGGGCCTTCGCCGTTGGACGGGGCGGTAGAAGGCGGGAAGAAGTCGCCGGTGACTATTTTCTGGCTGGTCTTACACGGACTCTGCTGTTTGATAAGTTTAGTGCTGGGTTTTCGATTTTCGCGGCTTTTGTTTTTTCTCTTGTTTTCTACTTCGTCGTCCCCATTACCCCCTGCTGCCACCACTTTCTCCGCTTTCCACACTTTATCTACCTCCTCCGACGCGGCCACGTCGCCGCCTAAGGGGAATTTTTCCACGGGAGGTGGGAGTAGGGTGGTTGTTGGGAGGCATGGGATACTGATTCGGCCGTGGCCACATCCCGATCCGGCCGAGGTGATGAAGGCACACAGGATAATTGAGAGGGTTCAGATCGAGCAAAGGTCTCTATATGGTGTCAAAACGCCTAAGCCAGTTATTGTGATCACACCTACCTATGTTCGAACTTTTCAGACACTTCATCTCACTGGAGTGATGCATTCTTTGATGAATGTTCCCTATGATCTCATATGGATCGTGGTTGAAGCTGGTGGCATTACCAATGAGACCGCCTCGCTGATTTCTAAATCGGGACTGAAGACTATTCATATTGGATTTAATGAAAAGATGCCAGTTCTGTGGGAGGATCGGCATAGGTTGGAGTCGAGGATGAGGCTTCATGCTTTAag GGTAGTAAGAGAGAAGACCTTAGATGGTATCATCATGTTTGCAGATGATAGTAACATGCATGGCATGGAGTTATTTGATGAGATTCAGAATGTGAAATGGGTAGGCTCTGTTTCAATTGGGATTATTATACAATCTGGGGGTTCTGAGGAACGAGAATTCCCAGATGTTAAGAATGATGATGATAAGATGTCCGAATTGCCTGTTCAAGGGCCGGCTTGCAATTCTTCAAACCATTTTGTTGGGTGGCATACCCTCGATATGTCTCAATTTGCAGATAGGAGTGCTAGATATATTGGCGACAGGGCTCTTGTGCTACCAAGAAAGCTGGAATGGGCTGGGTTTATATTAAATGCAAGATTGGTGTGGGAGGACACAGCAGATAAGCCTAAATGGTTTAAGGATTTAGACGAAGTTGGTCGGAATGAAGGAGATCTGGAGAGTCCACTATCCTTGTTAAAGGATACGTCAATAGTGGAGCCCCTTGGGAGTTGTGGGCGTAAAGTGATGCTATGGTGGTTGCGTGTTGAGGCACGGGCAGATAGTAAATTCCCTGCAAG ATGGATAATTGATCCTCCATTAGAGATCACTGTCCCAGCTAAACGTACCCCATGGCCCGACTCTCCTCCCGAACTTCCATCTCTTACAGAAAAAGTTCTTGGTATCCAAGAAAGCATCCCAGAGAACACTGAAAGGCGCGCAGCGCCCAAAGTTGGGTCAAGAAGAAAACGCACTCGGAGCAAGAAGAAGCACACGACAAAAGTATTGAACGAGCATGCTACTATTATGAGACAGCCTGAGGATAACTAG
- the LOC140882311 gene encoding homoarginine-6-hydroxylase 2-ODD-C23, whose protein sequence is MATDFKSIPLIDISPLVEKWDDPKMSQDGGVAQVVQQLHQACREAGFFYVKGHGIPDSFLKEVRGIARHFFSLPYEEKQKIKLSAATGYRGYQRVGENITKGVPDIHEAIDCYKEVKPGMYGALGKVMEGSNKWPNDPPNFKNLMEEYINLCTDLSRKIMRGIALALGGSMDAFEGSRAGDPFWVFRIIGYPVGSQYGQEMPKNDIGCGAHTDYGLLTLVNQDDDITALQVRNSEGEWISAMPIPGTFVCNIGDMLKILTNGLYESTLHQVINNSPSYRVCVAYFYEPNFDAAIEPMDTCVQKTGGAKKFEGAVYGKHLVGKVLTNFVE, encoded by the exons ATGGCCACAGACTTCAAATCCATCCCCTTGATCG ATATCAGTCCTCTGGTGGAGAAATGGGATGATCCAAAAATGTCTCAAGATGGAGGTGTAGCCCAAGTTGTTCAACAACTACACCAGGCTTGTCGCGAAGCTGGGTTCTTTTATGTG AAAGGACATGGCATCCCTGACTCTTTCCTTAAAGAGGTTAGAGGTATAGCACGGCATTTTTTTAGTTTACCGTATGAGGAGAAGCAAAAGATTAAACTATCTGCAGCAACTGGATACAG AGGATATCAAAGAGTCGGTGAGAACATAACAAAAGGCGTACCTGATATACATGAAGCCATTGAT TGCTATAAGGAAGTAAAACCTGGAATGTATGGTGCTCTTGGCAAAGTTATGGAGGGATCAAACAAATG GCCAAATGATCCtccaaatttcaaaaatttaatggAGGAGTACATCAACCTTTGCACTG ATCTGTCTCGAAAGATAATGAGGGGCATTGCTCTAGCCCTCGGTGGATCAATGGATGCGTTTGAAGGGAGTAGAGCAGGAGATCCATTTTGGGTTTTTCGCATAATTGGATATCCTGTTGGCTCTCAATATGGACAAGAAATGCCAAAGAATGACATTGGGTG TGGAGCTCACACGGATTACG GTTTACTGACATTAGTCAATCAAGACGACGATATAACTGCCCTTCAG GTGAGAAACAGTGAGGGGGAATGGATATCAGCAATGCCAATTCCTGGCACTTTTGTTTGTAACATTGGCGACATGCTTAAG ATTCTAACTAATGGTCTTTACGAATCAACCCTCCATCAAGTCATCAACAACTCTCCAAGCTATCGTGTTTGCGTTGCCTACTTCTATGAG CCTAACTTCGATGCTGCGATAGAACCAATGGATACATGTGTGCAGAAGACGGGGGGTGCCAAGAAGTTTGAAGGAGCTGTATATGGAAAACATTTGGTCGGCAAAGTCCTTACTAATTTCGTCGAATAG